The Pseudomonas viciae genomic interval TTCATGCACGTGCTGGGGCGCGTCTTGCCGCACGGCTGTGGCCTGGCCCTGGGCTCCATCGGGTTTGGCACCATCGCTACGTTCATCACCCTGTATTACGCAACACAGCATTGGGACAACGCGGTGCTGTGCCTGAGTCTGTTCGGCGCCAGCTTCATCGGCGCGCGTTTGCTGTTCGGCAACCTGATCAACCGCCTGGGCGGCTTCCGCGTAGCGATCGTCTGCCTCTCGGTGGAAACCTTCGGCCTGTTGCTGCTGTGGCTCGCACCGGATGCCCATTGGGCCCTGGCGGGTGCGGCGTTGAGCGGTTTCGGCTTTTCCCTGGTGTTCCCGGCGCTCGGCGTGGAAGCGGTCAACCTGGTACCGGCCTCCAGCCGTGGGGCGGCGGTGGGTGCTTACTCGCTGTTCATCGACTTGTCGCTGGGGATCACCGGCCCACTGGCTGGTGCAGTTGCGGCAGGCTTTGGCTTTGCTTCGATCTTTTTGTTCGCCGCACTGGCAGCCCTGGCCGGGTTGTCGCTGAGTGTCTACCTGTACCGGCAGGCACCGGGGTCTCGCCAAGGGCGGGAGAAAAACTAGAAGTCCACCTTACCGCGACCGGCCTTGATCGAGCCGCGCTTGGTCTTGGATTCCAGGCGACGTTTTTTCGAGCCCAGGGTCGGTTTGGTCGGGCGGCGCTTCTTTTCGACCTTGGTGGCGCTGAGGATCAGTTCGCTCAGGCGCTCCAGGGCATCGGCCCGGTTCTGTTCCTGCGTGCGATATTGCTGGGCCTTGATGATCAGCACGCCGTCGCTGGTAATGCGACTGTCGCGCAAGGCCAGCAAGCGCTCCTTGTAGAACTCGGGCAAGGACGAGGCCGGAATGTCGAAGCGCAAGTGCACGGCGCTGGACACCTTATTGACGTTCTGCCCCCCGGCGCCTTGGGCGCGGATGGCCGTCAACTCGATCTCGGCGTCCGGGATGTGCACAGTGTTGGAAATCGCCAGCATGGAAAACGTCCGGGTTCAGGCCCCACAGGATACCCCGAATCCCCCAGCCAACGATCAACCTTGTGGGAGCGAGCTTGCTCGCGATTGCAGCGTGTCAGTCACCATTGATGCTGCTGACCCAACGCCATCGCGAGCAAGCTCGCTCCCACAGGGTTTCGTGCTTACTTGGCAGCCGCTGCCACGGCCATTTCATGCCGGGCACTGCGCTTGTTCTTGATCACGTAGCACACCCACATGAACACCACCCACACCGGAATCGCATAGACCGAGATCTGGATGCCGGGGATCAACAACATCACGCCCAGAATGAACACCACGAACGCCAGGCAGACGTAGTTGCCGTACGGGTACCACAGCGCCTTGAACAGCGGCGTCTGGCGGGTCTGGTTCATGTGCTGGCGGAACTTGAAGTGCGAGTAGCTGATCATCGCCCAGTTGATCACCAGGGTCGCGACCACCAGGGACATCAGCAACTCCAGCGCATGCTGCGGGATCAGGTAGTTCAGCAACACCGCCACCAGCGTGACCGCAGCCGAGGCGAGGATCGAACGCACCGGCACGCCACGCTTGTCAATCTTCGCCAAAGCCTTGGGCGCATCGCCCTGCTCGGCCATGCCCAGCAACATGCGGCTGTTGCAGTAAGTGCCGCTGTTGTACACCGACAGCGCAGCGGTCAACACCACGAAGTTGAGGATGTGCGCCGCCGTGTTGCTGCCCAGCATCGAGAACACCTGCACGAACGGGCTGCCGCTGTAGGCATCGCCGGAGGCGTTGAGGGTGGTCAGCAGGCTGTCCCAAGGGGTCAGGGACAACAGCACCACCAGGGCACCGATGTAGAAAATCAGGATCCGGTAAATCACCTGGTTGATAGCCTTGGGGATCACGGTTTTCGGTTTGTCCGCCTCAGCCGCGGTGAAGCCAAGCATCTCCAGGCCACCGAAGGAGAACATGATGATCGCCATGGCCATCACCAGCCCGCTCACGCCGTTGGGGAAGAATCCACCGTGGGCCCACAGGTTGGTCACCGACGCTTGTGGGCCGCCGTGACCGCTGACCAGCAAGTAGCTGCCCAGGGCAATCATGCCGACAATCGCCACGACCTTGATGATCGCGAACCAGAATTCGGCCTCGCCGAAGACTTTGACGTTGGCCAGGTTGATCGCGTTGATCAGCACAAAAAACGCGGCAGCCGAGGCCCAGGTTGGAATGTCCGGCGCCCAGTAGTGGATGTACTTGCCCACCGCCGTCAGCTCGGACATGCCCACCAGGATGTAGAGAATCCAGCAGTTCCAGCCCGACAGGAACCCGGCGAAACCGCCCCAGTATTTGTGGGCAAAGTGACTGAAGGAACCGGCCACCGGCTCTTCGACGATCATTTCGCCCAACTGGCGCATGATCATGAAGGCGATGAAACCGCAAATAGCGTAGCCGAGGATCATCGACGGGCCAGCTGACTTCAGCACCCCCGCCGAACCAAGGAACAGGCCGGTGCCGATCGCGCCGCCGAGGGCGATCAGTTGAATGTGGCGATTTTTCAGGCCGCGTTTCAGCTCGCCTGAATGCGAGTTTTGTCCACTCATGAAAAGGGTCTCACGCAAGGTTTGATGATGTTCGTTAGACGTTGCCGCTCAAATCGGATTTCAAGCAGCGCCGATCAAACCCCAGCGCAGGCACCAGGAATTCAGCGTTTTAACAACGGTCATGCGTCACCTGTTTGTTTTTATCTGTGACGAAATCGAACCCGACACGCTTGTGACGTGGCGGAGTGAACAAGGCGGATAACCTTGAAAGTGCGTGGGTACGCGAAGGGTCACAGTAAAACGCGGCGCATTGTACACCGCCGACCCCCTGCTGCCAGACACCACCAGATCAGCGTGTCATTTGCCGGGATTGCACGTGGCCGCCTCGAAGGTCTCGGGCGACTGCAAAAATGCGTCCAGGCCCTTGCGAGCCCTCGATGGGTGTGGCGCGAAAAACGCCACGACGGGAGAAATGGAATCGAGCTACGGCGTTCATTGCGCCTCCTTCTTGTTATGCACCTGCACGACAGGCATGGGACGCATCTCACCCTTCCCGCAGACTTGAAACAAGCGGGTCAGAGCCCTGGAAAACCCACCAGCACAGGCCCTGCGGAAGTTTTTTCTTACAGCCTTTGAAAACACCGTTCCCGGCCATCCCCACGGGCGCCAATCGTCAGTATTTCTTTACAACCTGTAACGCATCATTTCCACGTAGGAATTTCCGTAACCCGACTGCAAATTGACGGTAGGTAGCTACCTAATAAAAAAACTCTTCAGCCGGCTGTTTTTGAATGAGTAATTTCTTCGCCGAAAATGGAATAAAAAATTCAAAAGAAAAAAATAAAATTATTTTTTGCATTCCAAAAAACCCTGGACTAGGTTTCAGCGACTTGCCCACGCATCGTGCCGGCAAGTTTTGCGGTGGCGCTTGCGGTCAGTTTTCACTCAGCCCATCGCTCCGCACTTTCCGTAAAAGTCATCTAGGAGATTCACTATGCAAGCACTGGACAAAGACTTGGAAACCGAACTGCAACTGGACGAATGGTTTGAAGCACCGACCCATGAGGCCGCCGTTGAAATGATGCAAGCCGACGCCGTCGTTCCGTTCGGCACGGCGATGTGGCCGCTCTAAGCACTACCCGGCGGTGCTGATCCGGCCGGTCAGCTCCGCCACTGTCGCGGATGTGTCAGGGAAGCCAACTACATTTGTCAGGGGAAGAAAAAGCATGGACACACAACGAGCCATCTCACATTTCCTTTACTACCTCGAACACCATCCCGCCCTGGCCGGCATCCAGCCCGCCAAGGTGTTGCTCGGCCATACCGCCGACTACGAAGCACTGACCGGTGCCATCGCCGAACAGGCCGGCAGTGGCTCGCCCTTCCGGTTCAGCGCCATGCGCCTGGACCTTGAACCCACCGAGCGCCTGTCCAAAGCCATTGCCGACAGCGATCTGTATATTTTCTTCTACGACTCCTCCACCCTGCCCAACCCGCGCCCCGAAGGCCCGGACTTTGTCCGCGCGCTGCAAGGCGTGATGGCCGACAACTGGAAGAAATCGCTACTGTTCAAGGACTACGGCGATTATTTCTACGACACCTTCAGCGTCATTCCCCAGCGCATCGCCGGGCTCAACAGCCACCTGATCCGGCGCATGTCCCAGGCGACAACCTTGAGCTTCCAGGATGACCTGGGGTCGTATTTCGACACGCCCCTGCACAGCGTCAAAAAATGGACCGACATCAACGGCCTCGGCAACTATGACTTGGCCCCCGGCGAAATCGCCACCCACAGCGACACCATCAATGGCCGGGTGAGTTTCCTCGGCACATTCCTGAGCACCATCCCGTTTGCGCGCAAATACGGCGTGCTGCAATCGCCGCTGGAGCTGTGGATTGAAGACTCCACCATCCAGAAAATCGCCACCGACGTGCCAGGCCTGGAGCACGACTTCAACAAGTACCTGGACGCCAACCCATCCAACCGCCGCATCGAGGAACTGGGGATCGGCACCAACGAAGGGGTCAAGAGCCTGTACGCCCGCAATGCCGGTTTCGAGGAGCGCCATTGCGGCCTGCACCTGGGGCTCGGTGGCGGGGCCAAGGGTAGCCATCATCTGGATCTGATTTTTGAGCGGGGGATGTTG includes:
- the arfB gene encoding alternative ribosome rescue aminoacyl-tRNA hydrolase ArfB; its protein translation is MLAISNTVHIPDAEIELTAIRAQGAGGQNVNKVSSAVHLRFDIPASSLPEFYKERLLALRDSRITSDGVLIIKAQQYRTQEQNRADALERLSELILSATKVEKKRRPTKPTLGSKKRRLESKTKRGSIKAGRGKVDF
- a CDS encoding amino acid permease, with amino-acid sequence MSGQNSHSGELKRGLKNRHIQLIALGGAIGTGLFLGSAGVLKSAGPSMILGYAICGFIAFMIMRQLGEMIVEEPVAGSFSHFAHKYWGGFAGFLSGWNCWILYILVGMSELTAVGKYIHYWAPDIPTWASAAAFFVLINAINLANVKVFGEAEFWFAIIKVVAIVGMIALGSYLLVSGHGGPQASVTNLWAHGGFFPNGVSGLVMAMAIIMFSFGGLEMLGFTAAEADKPKTVIPKAINQVIYRILIFYIGALVVLLSLTPWDSLLTTLNASGDAYSGSPFVQVFSMLGSNTAAHILNFVVLTAALSVYNSGTYCNSRMLLGMAEQGDAPKALAKIDKRGVPVRSILASAAVTLVAVLLNYLIPQHALELLMSLVVATLVINWAMISYSHFKFRQHMNQTRQTPLFKALWYPYGNYVCLAFVVFILGVMLLIPGIQISVYAIPVWVVFMWVCYVIKNKRSARHEMAVAAAAK
- a CDS encoding leucyl aminopeptidase, which translates into the protein MDTQRAISHFLYYLEHHPALAGIQPAKVLLGHTADYEALTGAIAEQAGSGSPFRFSAMRLDLEPTERLSKAIADSDLYIFFYDSSTLPNPRPEGPDFVRALQGVMADNWKKSLLFKDYGDYFYDTFSVIPQRIAGLNSHLIRRMSQATTLSFQDDLGSYFDTPLHSVKKWTDINGLGNYDLAPGEIATHSDTINGRVSFLGTFLSTIPFARKYGVLQSPLELWIEDSTIQKIATDVPGLEHDFNKYLDANPSNRRIEELGIGTNEGVKSLYARNAGFEERHCGLHLGLGGGAKGSHHLDLIFERGMLALDNEPMFDGRFVL